The following proteins come from a genomic window of Microcoleus sp. bin38.metabat.b11b12b14.051:
- a CDS encoding DUF1830 domain-containing protein → MSDQLSSKGNSQILCYYANGTNKIQVVRIGNIPNWYFEKVVFPGQRLMFKAAAKAVLEIHAGAVASAILADRIPCYILRVIEEVNYELDMVVPAAQLAALAR, encoded by the coding sequence ATGTCAGATCAGCTATCTTCTAAAGGTAACAGCCAGATTCTCTGCTATTACGCCAATGGCACCAACAAAATTCAGGTGGTTCGGATTGGCAATATTCCTAATTGGTACTTTGAAAAGGTGGTGTTTCCGGGACAGCGACTGATGTTTAAAGCGGCGGCAAAAGCAGTATTAGAAATTCATGCCGGCGCAGTGGCAAGTGCTATTTTAGCTGACAGGATTCCGTGCTACATACTGCGGGTTATAGAAGAGGTGAATTATGAACTAGATATGGTTGTTCCCGCAGCACAATTGGCGGCATTAGCCCGCTAA
- a CDS encoding DUF6464 family protein codes for MEQNTLPVEVILSQPLQSLGSIRLDWTPQPGNYLDLEGKTYAVLERHHRYQLKSGRYQLQKIALYVQSATPPTERTFVSGIWVIGDDSCRFNARSEILRCAVNPNGPCDGCCDYQKS; via the coding sequence ATGGAACAAAATACTTTACCAGTAGAAGTGATTCTATCACAGCCCCTCCAATCGCTAGGCAGCATTCGTTTGGATTGGACGCCACAACCGGGGAACTATCTCGATTTAGAGGGAAAAACCTACGCTGTTTTGGAACGTCACCACCGCTATCAACTCAAATCTGGGCGCTACCAACTGCAAAAAATTGCGCTGTACGTGCAGTCTGCCACACCGCCGACGGAAAGAACCTTTGTCAGCGGCATCTGGGTTATTGGAGATGATAGCTGCCGCTTTAACGCTCGATCGGAAATTCTGCGCTGTGCTGTCAACCCCAATGGCCCCTGCGACGGCTGCTGCGATTACCAAAAGTCTTGA
- a CDS encoding transposase: MKARFQYRFYPTTPLQQSLAGLFGCCRVVWNDALALSKSSKYPGYNTLAKILTQSKKTAEREWLNSVSAVPLQQSLKQLEIAYKNYFDSLKGKRKGRKVGQPRFKRKTNNQSATFVKTGFSIKGVGVYLAKIGVVNPIWSRELPSEPSSVTVIKDCANRYFLSFVVEIEPVQAEPKSQSIGIDLGLKTFALMSNAETAISPCYKVLDRKIRRLQKKLARQQKDSNRRNRTRLQIAKRHNQIADTRKDFLHKLSTKVVSENQTIVLEDLNVSGMVKNRRLARAISLQGWREFRTLCEAKSEKYGREFVVISRWEPTSQVCSECGFRWGKLDLSVRSVRCLNCGTEHDRDLNASINIEKVGTGHCHDSLQDTETG, translated from the coding sequence ATGAAAGCAAGATTCCAGTACAGATTCTATCCAACGACTCCACTGCAGCAGAGTTTGGCCGGGCTGTTTGGGTGTTGCCGGGTTGTCTGGAACGACGCTTTAGCTTTAAGTAAGTCTAGCAAGTATCCGGGTTACAATACTTTGGCTAAAATCCTTACTCAATCTAAGAAAACAGCCGAAAGAGAATGGCTGAACAGTGTATCGGCAGTGCCTTTACAGCAGTCGCTAAAACAGCTAGAAATCGCTTACAAGAATTACTTTGACTCGCTAAAAGGAAAGCGAAAGGGGAGAAAAGTAGGTCAACCTAGATTTAAAAGAAAGACTAACAACCAGTCTGCTACTTTTGTAAAAACTGGTTTCAGTATTAAAGGAGTCGGCGTTTACCTAGCAAAAATTGGTGTTGTAAATCCGATTTGGTCAAGGGAGCTACCATCAGAACCAAGTTCGGTAACAGTCATCAAAGATTGCGCCAACCGTTACTTTTTAAGCTTTGTTGTAGAAATTGAACCCGTGCAAGCCGAACCTAAAAGCCAAAGTATCGGCATTGATTTAGGGCTGAAAACCTTTGCGCTAATGAGTAACGCAGAAACAGCCATCAGTCCTTGCTACAAAGTGTTGGATCGCAAAATACGCCGTCTCCAAAAGAAACTAGCTCGCCAACAGAAGGACTCTAACCGCCGGAACAGAACCCGGCTGCAAATAGCTAAACGTCACAACCAAATAGCCGATACCCGCAAAGATTTTCTGCACAAGCTGTCAACCAAGGTAGTAAGTGAAAACCAAACTATTGTCTTGGAAGATTTAAACGTGTCAGGGATGGTCAAAAATCGTAGACTTGCTAGAGCGATTAGCCTGCAAGGATGGAGAGAATTTAGGACTTTGTGCGAGGCTAAATCCGAGAAATACGGACGGGAATTTGTGGTAATTAGTCGCTGGGAACCGACTAGCCAAGTCTGTTCGGAGTGCGGGTTTAGATGGGGAAAGCTCGATTTGTCGGTGCGTTCTGTTCGTTGCTTGAATTGCGGAACTGAACACGATCGAGATTTAAACGCTTCGATAAATATAGAAAAAGTCGGGACAGGGCATTGCCACGACTCGCTTCAGGACACAGAGACAGGGTAA
- a CDS encoding sucrose-phosphate phosphatase — protein MKFLLVTDLDNTLVGDDEATQILNQRLQSMRSQFCLVYATGRSHASTCELIAQKQLLAPDYTLAGVGSEIYQNGTLDLDWAEYISQDWDKMAIASLAQQFKQLQPQSLTEQNPWKISYCLQPAPENSSILQTLQQKLTASGLSAQIIFSSNRDLDILPKTSNKGNALTYLQQRLQISSEATLVCGDSGNDISMFEQDVRGVIVANALPELLAWHRECGNQNHYLAGSGCAGGIMEGMTYFWRL, from the coding sequence ATGAAATTCTTATTAGTGACAGATTTAGACAACACATTAGTCGGAGACGACGAAGCCACTCAAATTTTAAACCAGCGGTTGCAATCAATGCGATCGCAATTTTGTTTAGTTTATGCTACCGGGCGTTCCCATGCTTCAACCTGCGAATTAATTGCCCAAAAGCAACTCCTAGCCCCAGACTACACCCTCGCAGGTGTAGGCAGCGAAATTTACCAAAACGGCACCCTAGATTTAGATTGGGCGGAATATATTTCTCAAGATTGGGATAAAATGGCGATCGCCTCTTTAGCTCAGCAGTTTAAGCAGCTTCAACCCCAATCCCTAACCGAACAAAATCCTTGGAAAATTAGTTATTGTCTGCAACCAGCACCAGAAAACAGCTCGATTCTCCAAACCTTGCAGCAAAAGTTAACTGCATCGGGACTCTCAGCTCAAATCATTTTTAGCAGCAATCGCGACCTAGATATTTTACCAAAAACTAGCAATAAAGGCAATGCCCTTACTTATTTACAACAGCGCCTGCAAATTTCATCTGAGGCTACATTAGTTTGTGGCGATTCTGGCAACGATATCAGTATGTTTGAACAAGATGTTCGGGGAGTAATCGTCGCTAACGCTCTACCCGAACTATTAGCGTGGCATCGCGAATGCGGCAATCAAAATCATTATTTAGCTGGCTCTGGTTGCGCTGGGGGAATTATGGAAGGGATGACTTATTTTTGGCGATTGTGA
- a CDS encoding PAS domain S-box protein, which translates to MQIDISIPFDNLSPNRSGPNAPNLIEEVWRLYDRALAATSNGIAIADATLPDKPIVYCNPAFEQITGYDRSEIIGHNCRFLQGPDTDRAALAQIRVALQEQHDCKVVLKNYRKDGTPFWNELTISPVRDSSGIVTHFIGVQSDITDRFQAEEALKQAEANYRSIFENATEGIFQTTADGRYLSANPALARIYGYDSPSEMIAKCSAKNLYVDRTRRADFIAEIIKTGSLKEFESCVFRCDGSTTWISENVRQVCGENGELLYYEGTVAEIADRKHAEAAERDREYWLKTAIDAVPDALNLTDSEGRWLIANDCALQLLGWETAAYQGKTTAELAAAATPRVREILLNWQATNETTWEAGTLTSSRQVVALPTGGSNWFEVRKVPLFNPDGSRKGMAVAGRDTTQEVEAEAALRDSEQRFRAIFERAAIGMAVATLEGAAIATNPAFQAMLGRSESQLRGVGLDNWAHPEDTQSDRHLRQQLAFGERQAYQIEKRYLRPDGSIRWGRLSASVIHNSHATPQFILDMVEDITDRKLAESALLQNEAKWRSLILNSSDIITILDENGLIVYESPSVETVLSYEPEELIGQNALDFIHPDDIPSVISDGEKLLANPGDPIALEGRFRRADGSWCFLEGVGINLLADPAVNGIVLNSRDMTARRQAEYRLSKINECFLGFTTDATDNIQRLTALAGELLGGSSAIYSHVGDGLLRAIATWQTPPDYPEVDRAEGHICTDVCNQASDRAVAIPDLQNTIYSQIDPAVIRYQLKSYLGQAVRLGDNYVGALCVIYTESIAPTEADCKLIGIIAGAIGVEEERATAAARDRQKSRELQTALRELQQTQMQLVQTEKMSSLGQVLAGIAHEINNPVGFVAGNLCHVRGYVLDLLDIVEMYREECPNPPAKIKKQAEEIDLEFLAEDLPKLLNSMHTGCDRIVEIIQTLRNFSRADEAKFKPANIHEGLESTLLMLNSRLKAKANWQGIEVIKEYGELPQIPCHPGQLNQVFMNVLANAIDALEESSSQGKNTQNLTSPEITIKTEMINGKSICIRIRDNGPGIPQENIVRLFDPFFTTKPVGKGTGLGLSISHQIVVEKHKGKLQCVSEPGKGTEFIIELPIK; encoded by the coding sequence ATGCAGATCGATATAAGTATTCCTTTTGACAACCTATCGCCGAATCGTAGTGGCCCCAATGCACCGAACTTAATAGAAGAAGTATGGAGGCTGTACGATCGCGCCCTCGCAGCTACCAGCAACGGCATCGCGATCGCGGACGCTACACTCCCGGACAAGCCAATAGTTTACTGCAACCCAGCCTTCGAGCAAATTACAGGCTACGATCGCAGCGAAATTATCGGGCACAACTGCCGCTTTTTGCAAGGCCCGGATACTGATCGCGCAGCCCTAGCTCAAATCCGCGTAGCCCTTCAAGAACAACACGACTGCAAAGTAGTTCTCAAAAACTACCGCAAAGACGGCACCCCCTTCTGGAACGAACTTACCATCTCGCCAGTGCGCGATAGCAGCGGGATTGTCACCCACTTCATCGGCGTCCAATCTGATATCACCGATCGCTTCCAAGCAGAAGAAGCCCTCAAACAAGCCGAAGCAAACTACCGCAGCATCTTTGAAAACGCCACCGAAGGCATATTTCAAACCACCGCTGATGGGCGCTACCTCAGCGCCAACCCGGCACTAGCCCGCATCTACGGCTACGATTCCCCGTCAGAAATGATCGCAAAATGTTCGGCAAAAAACCTTTATGTCGATCGCACTCGCCGCGCTGACTTCATTGCAGAAATCATCAAAACTGGTTCCCTGAAAGAGTTTGAGTCCTGCGTATTCCGCTGTGACGGCAGCACTACCTGGATCTCGGAAAACGTGCGTCAAGTCTGTGGCGAAAACGGCGAACTTCTCTACTACGAAGGAACAGTTGCCGAAATCGCCGATCGCAAGCACGCCGAAGCAGCCGAGCGCGATCGAGAATACTGGCTGAAAACTGCGATCGACGCCGTACCCGACGCCCTCAACCTCACAGACAGCGAAGGGCGCTGGCTGATTGCTAACGACTGCGCCCTGCAACTTTTGGGCTGGGAAACCGCAGCCTACCAAGGCAAAACTACTGCCGAACTCGCAGCCGCAGCAACTCCCAGAGTCAGAGAAATCCTGCTAAATTGGCAAGCAACCAACGAAACTACCTGGGAAGCAGGCACTCTTACCTCCAGCCGCCAAGTTGTCGCCTTACCTACAGGCGGCAGCAATTGGTTTGAAGTGCGGAAAGTGCCCCTGTTTAACCCCGACGGTTCCCGCAAAGGCATGGCAGTGGCGGGCAGGGACACCACCCAAGAAGTAGAAGCCGAGGCAGCTTTGCGGGACAGCGAACAGCGGTTTCGGGCAATTTTTGAACGCGCTGCGATCGGCATGGCGGTGGCTACCCTCGAAGGCGCGGCGATCGCCACTAATCCGGCATTTCAAGCTATGCTGGGGCGATCGGAATCCCAACTGCGCGGCGTTGGACTCGACAACTGGGCGCACCCAGAAGACACACAGTCCGATCGCCATTTGCGCCAACAGTTGGCATTTGGCGAACGCCAAGCTTACCAAATCGAGAAGCGCTACCTCCGCCCAGACGGCAGCATCAGGTGGGGACGCCTCAGCGCCTCTGTCATCCACAACAGTCACGCCACACCGCAGTTTATTTTGGACATGGTGGAGGATATTACCGATCGCAAACTTGCCGAATCAGCTTTATTGCAAAATGAGGCTAAGTGGCGATCGCTGATTCTCAACAGTTCCGACATCATTACCATTCTTGATGAAAATGGCCTGATTGTTTACGAAAGCCCTTCTGTAGAAACAGTTTTGAGCTACGAACCAGAGGAACTCATCGGTCAAAATGCCCTCGATTTCATCCACCCTGACGACATTCCCTCGGTGATCTCCGACGGCGAAAAACTGCTCGCAAATCCCGGCGATCCGATCGCCCTAGAAGGTCGCTTCCGGCGTGCTGACGGTTCTTGGTGTTTTCTCGAAGGAGTCGGCATTAACTTGCTAGCAGACCCCGCTGTGAACGGAATTGTGCTCAACTCGCGCGACATGACGGCGCGCAGACAAGCAGAGTACCGCCTCAGCAAAATCAACGAGTGCTTTTTGGGCTTCACCACCGACGCCACCGACAACATCCAACGCCTGACAGCCTTAGCCGGAGAGCTTTTGGGCGGTAGCAGCGCCATCTACAGCCACGTCGGTGACGGGCTGCTGCGCGCGATCGCGACTTGGCAAACGCCCCCAGACTACCCGGAGGTCGATCGCGCTGAGGGTCACATTTGTACCGATGTCTGCAATCAAGCAAGCGATCGGGCTGTGGCAATTCCTGACTTGCAGAACACCATCTACAGCCAAATCGATCCCGCTGTCATCCGCTACCAACTCAAAAGCTATCTCGGACAAGCAGTGCGGCTGGGTGACAATTACGTGGGTGCGCTGTGCGTCATTTACACCGAGTCGATCGCACCCACAGAAGCCGACTGCAAGCTGATCGGAATTATTGCTGGGGCGATCGGAGTTGAAGAAGAACGGGCGACTGCTGCTGCGCGCGATCGGCAAAAATCAAGAGAATTGCAAACAGCTTTGCGCGAATTGCAACAAACTCAAATGCAGTTAGTCCAAACCGAAAAAATGTCCTCCCTCGGACAAGTGCTAGCAGGAATTGCCCACGAAATTAACAACCCCGTTGGGTTTGTCGCCGGCAACCTCTGCCACGTCCGCGGCTACGTTCTCGATTTATTAGACATCGTAGAAATGTATCGAGAAGAATGTCCAAATCCCCCAGCAAAAATTAAGAAACAAGCCGAGGAGATAGATTTAGAATTTCTCGCCGAAGATTTGCCCAAATTGCTTAACTCGATGCACACAGGATGCGATCGAATTGTAGAAATCATTCAAACTCTGCGTAATTTCTCCCGGGCGGACGAAGCGAAATTCAAGCCCGCCAACATTCACGAAGGTTTAGAAAGTACCTTGTTAATGTTGAACAGCAGGCTAAAAGCCAAGGCAAACTGGCAGGGCATAGAAGTGATTAAAGAATACGGAGAACTTCCCCAAATACCATGTCATCCCGGACAGTTAAACCAAGTGTTCATGAATGTATTAGCCAATGCGATCGACGCCTTAGAAGAAAGTAGCAGCCAAGGCAAAAATACCCAGAATCTAACTTCTCCAGAAATCACCATTAAAACTGAAATGATTAATGGTAAGAGCATTTGCATTCGCATCAGAGACAACGGCCCGGGAATCCCCCAAGAGAATATCGTGCGTTTATTCGACCCATTTTTTACCACAAAGCCCGTAGGTAAAGGCACAGGTTTGGGTTTATCAATTTCGCATCAAATTGTGGTTGAAAAACACAAAGGCAAATTGCAGTGTGTCTCGGAACCTGGTAAAGGCACTGAATTTATCATCGAACTTCCAATTAAATAA
- a CDS encoding HAD family hydrolase has translation MSQYKLIIFDFDGTLAITHKAIIACIAKTFESFNIAPPDAEIIQGTIGINLPNSFKMLYPAIEESAIPEWVETYRSYYRTEGEKQLDLFPGTKQVLQVASKSGLSLGVFSNKHVSFVNLFMRKLRIHGFFDLILGDDGQIIQKPNPSVFHSIIKPLFPDLDNSQVLMVGDTAVDLLFAKNAGIDVCWAAYGYGDRAECLALKPTFAIEDISELAAIVQN, from the coding sequence ATGAGTCAGTATAAGTTAATCATTTTCGATTTTGACGGCACTTTGGCAATCACTCACAAGGCTATTATAGCTTGCATTGCCAAAACTTTTGAAAGTTTCAATATTGCACCGCCTGATGCCGAGATAATTCAAGGGACGATCGGCATTAATTTACCAAATAGTTTCAAAATGCTGTATCCGGCGATCGAGGAAAGCGCAATTCCGGAATGGGTGGAAACTTACCGATCTTATTATCGGACGGAAGGTGAAAAGCAGCTCGATTTATTTCCCGGGACAAAGCAAGTTTTGCAGGTGGCTAGCAAGTCGGGATTGAGTCTGGGAGTTTTTAGCAACAAACACGTTAGTTTTGTTAATTTATTTATGAGAAAATTGAGAATACACGGTTTTTTTGATTTGATTTTAGGTGATGACGGACAAATTATTCAGAAACCAAACCCGAGTGTTTTTCACTCAATCATTAAACCGCTGTTCCCGGATTTGGATAACAGTCAAGTTTTAATGGTGGGCGATACAGCGGTTGATTTGCTGTTTGCTAAAAATGCTGGGATCGATGTTTGTTGGGCGGCTTACGGATATGGCGATCGCGCTGAATGTCTCGCCCTAAAACCGACTTTTGCGATCGAGGATATTTCCGAACTGGCTGCGATCGTTCAAAATTAA
- a CDS encoding Uma2 family endonuclease — MNVTETPEFLATDFPDHTQLPDSDGTFVKNFQEHPQSILLTTSIRQILDQVHPDGQYCIGQDSGIYWRVAQPPEPPERGAEAPDWFYVPDVPPTLDGNLRRSYVMWRELMPPLIVIEFVSGDGSEERDRTPRKGKFWIYERIIRPAFYAIYEVKKAQVEVYHLVEDRFELAAPNNGGHYPIAQIGVELGIWQGVYQGVELPWLRWWDDSGTLLPAAEERAEQERQRRIEAELRIQALEARLRELEGE, encoded by the coding sequence ATGAATGTCACCGAAACACCCGAATTTCTAGCAACAGACTTTCCCGACCACACTCAATTACCAGACTCCGACGGTACTTTTGTGAAAAACTTTCAAGAACACCCTCAAAGCATCCTATTAACAACATCAATTAGACAGATTTTAGACCAAGTTCATCCCGACGGACAATACTGCATCGGTCAAGATTCCGGTATTTACTGGCGAGTAGCCCAACCCCCGGAACCGCCTGAAAGAGGCGCCGAAGCACCCGATTGGTTTTACGTGCCCGACGTGCCGCCAACTCTTGACGGAAATCTGCGGCGTTCCTATGTCATGTGGCGGGAATTAATGCCACCTCTAATTGTAATAGAATTTGTGTCGGGAGATGGCAGTGAAGAAAGAGATAGGACTCCAAGAAAAGGCAAGTTCTGGATTTACGAACGGATAATTAGACCTGCTTTTTACGCGATTTATGAAGTCAAAAAAGCCCAAGTCGAAGTCTATCATTTAGTCGAAGACCGCTTCGAGTTAGCCGCACCAAATAATGGCGGACATTACCCGATCGCCCAAATAGGAGTAGAATTAGGAATTTGGCAAGGAGTTTATCAGGGCGTAGAACTGCCTTGGCTGCGCTGGTGGGATGACTCCGGGACTTTGCTGCCGGCGGCGGAGGAACGGGCAGAACAAGAACGACAAAGGCGCATAGAAGCAGAGTTGCGAATTCAAGCTTTAGAAGCGCGTTTGCGAGAGTTAGAAGGAGAATAA